The Pseudomonas azotoformans genome has a segment encoding these proteins:
- a CDS encoding sulfurtransferase — translation MPLAQLISPQQLAERQKAGGVVILDCRFALEDPDYGRCSYAEGHIEGAQYADLERHLSGPVTKGVTGRHPLPAADTLVQQLRAWGISADTEIVLYDDGPGAYAARAWWLLAWLGKRDGVFILDGGLKVWHAAGFPLSLDAPLVEPGTFAGMPDNRLLLDAEHLQKRLGQPGLTLIDARAQPRFRGEVEPIDPIAGHIPGAQCAAFNENLGADGRFLPAEQLKQRFAAQLQGRSPDELVAYCGSGVTACHNLFALSLAGYPLGKLYAGSWSEWITDPARAIATGD, via the coding sequence ATGCCGCTTGCCCAACTGATCAGCCCCCAGCAACTGGCCGAGCGCCAGAAGGCCGGCGGGGTGGTGATCCTGGATTGCCGTTTTGCCTTGGAAGACCCGGACTACGGGCGTTGCAGCTATGCCGAAGGGCATATCGAAGGCGCGCAATACGCCGACTTGGAGCGACACCTCAGTGGCCCGGTGACCAAGGGCGTCACCGGTCGTCACCCATTGCCAGCGGCGGACACCTTGGTTCAACAATTGCGGGCGTGGGGCATCAGCGCAGATACCGAAATCGTGCTGTACGACGACGGCCCCGGCGCTTATGCCGCTCGCGCCTGGTGGCTGCTGGCCTGGCTGGGCAAGCGCGATGGCGTGTTTATCCTGGATGGCGGCCTCAAGGTCTGGCACGCCGCAGGTTTCCCGCTGAGCCTGGACGCGCCGCTGGTTGAGCCTGGGACGTTCGCTGGTATGCCGGACAACCGCTTGTTGCTGGACGCCGAACACCTGCAAAAACGTCTGGGCCAGCCGGGATTGACGCTGATCGATGCCCGCGCTCAACCACGCTTTCGTGGCGAAGTGGAGCCGATTGACCCGATCGCCGGGCACATCCCAGGCGCGCAATGTGCGGCCTTCAACGAAAACCTGGGCGCGGACGGCCGCTTCCTGCCGGCTGAACAGCTCAAGCAGCGCTTCGCCGCGCAACTGCAAGGTCGCTCGCCGGATGAACTGGTGGCGTATTGCGGTTCCGGCGTGACGGCGTGCCACAACCTGTTCGCCCTGAGCCTGGCGGGTTATCCGTTGGGCAAGTTGTATGCGGGGTCATGGAGCGAGTGGATTACTGATCCAGCGCGGGCAATCGCTACCGGCGACTGA
- a CDS encoding hydrolase, with the protein MNLCANTFTPAFGLGNPHLQTLWGPLWRPTTHIDRQRERLWLDDGDFLDLDWHGPHDAQAPLVLVLHGLTGSSNSPYVAGLQKALAAQGWASAALNWRGCSGEPNLLARSYHSGASEDLAAAIAHLRTKRPLAPLYAVGYSLGGNVLLKHLGETGAASGLQGAAAVSVPFRLDQCADRIGLGFSRVYQKHFMREMLAYIRVKQRRFLQDGQADGLKTLEALGSLEKMRTFWDFDGRVTAPLHGFLSAEDYYRRASSRYYLSDIRTPTLIIQAADDPFVFAHSLPEASELSACTEFELLAKGGHVGFVDGTLKRPGYYLERRIPAWLLSRR; encoded by the coding sequence ATGAACCTTTGCGCTAATACCTTCACCCCCGCCTTCGGCCTCGGCAACCCCCACCTGCAAACACTGTGGGGGCCGCTGTGGCGTCCCACCACCCACATCGACCGCCAACGCGAACGCCTGTGGCTGGACGACGGCGACTTCCTCGACCTCGACTGGCACGGCCCCCACGACGCGCAAGCGCCGTTGGTGCTGGTGCTGCACGGCCTGACTGGCTCATCCAACTCGCCTTACGTGGCCGGCCTGCAAAAAGCCCTGGCTGCGCAAGGCTGGGCCAGCGCCGCGTTGAACTGGCGTGGCTGCTCGGGCGAACCGAATCTGTTGGCGCGCAGCTATCACTCCGGTGCCAGCGAAGACCTCGCGGCAGCGATTGCGCACCTGCGCACCAAGCGGCCGTTGGCGCCGCTGTATGCCGTGGGTTATTCACTGGGCGGCAATGTGCTGCTCAAGCATCTGGGCGAAACCGGCGCGGCATCGGGGTTGCAAGGTGCGGCGGCGGTGTCGGTGCCGTTTCGCCTGGACCAATGTGCGGACCGCATCGGCCTGGGCTTTTCGCGGGTGTATCAGAAGCACTTCATGCGTGAAATGCTGGCGTATATCCGCGTCAAGCAGCGTCGCTTTCTGCAGGACGGCCAGGCAGATGGGCTCAAAACCCTGGAAGCCTTGGGCTCACTGGAAAAGATGCGTACGTTCTGGGATTTCGACGGTCGGGTCACCGCACCGCTCCACGGGTTTCTGAGTGCCGAGGACTATTACCGCCGTGCGTCGAGCCGCTATTACCTGAGCGATATCCGCACGCCCACCTTGATCATCCAGGCCGCCGATGACCCGTTTGTGTTCGCCCATAGCCTGCCCGAGGCGAGTGAATTATCGGCGTGCACGGAGTTTGAGCTGCTGGCCAAGGGGGGGCATGTCGGCTTTGTCGATGGCACCCTCAAGCGCCCCGGTTATTACCTGGAGCGCCGTATTCCCGCCTGGTTGCTCAGTCGCCGGTAG
- a CDS encoding TetR/AcrR family transcriptional regulator: MAPRVKTSERIVQTSLELFNQQGERSVSTNHIAAHMEISPGNLYYHFPNKQAIIAVLFREYEALVDSFLRPPQGRAVTVEDKRFYLQAVLAGMWRYRFLHRDLEHLLESDPELATGYRRFSQRCLTQGGAIYQGFVDAGILNMDPVQTEALTLNAWIILTSWVRFLCTTNENSAHLSAEAIKRGVYQVLVLEAGFVTPQAKDAVDALFKEFYVPLNQALEEVK, from the coding sequence ATGGCACCACGAGTAAAGACCAGCGAGCGCATTGTGCAAACTAGCCTGGAGCTTTTTAACCAGCAGGGCGAACGCAGTGTGAGCACCAACCACATCGCCGCCCATATGGAAATTTCGCCGGGCAACCTGTACTACCACTTCCCCAACAAGCAGGCGATCATCGCCGTGCTGTTTCGCGAATATGAAGCGCTGGTGGACAGTTTCCTGCGCCCGCCCCAAGGCCGTGCCGTTACTGTCGAAGACAAACGTTTCTACCTGCAGGCCGTGCTGGCTGGCATGTGGCGCTACCGTTTCCTGCACCGCGACCTCGAACACTTGTTGGAAAGCGATCCGGAACTGGCGACCGGCTATCGGCGCTTTTCCCAGCGCTGCCTGACCCAGGGCGGGGCTATTTACCAAGGGTTCGTCGACGCCGGCATCCTCAATATGGACCCGGTGCAAACCGAAGCCCTGACCCTCAACGCCTGGATCATCCTCACCTCCTGGGTGCGTTTCTTGTGCACCACCAATGAAAACTCTGCCCATTTGAGCGCCGAGGCGATCAAGCGTGGGGTGTATCAGGTGCTGGTGCTGGAGGCCGGGTTTGTCACCCCTCAAGCCAAAGACGCCGTGGATGCATTGTTCAAAGAGTTTTACGTGCCGTTGAATCAGGCATTGGAAGAAGTGAAGTAG
- the rsmD gene encoding 16S rRNA (guanine(966)-N(2))-methyltransferase RsmD: MASSSRPKKPVHNVHNGVGQLRIIGGEWRSRKLSFPDVVGLRPTPDRVRETLFNWLAPYIAGAKVLDPFAGSGALFLESLSRGAAQAQALDASNIAVSSLKEHLGTLRCTNGQVQTADALRYLETQPASPFDVVFLDPPFNQNLLPTVCTLLEERQWLAPDAWIYTESETAPSTLGLPASWRLHREQKSGRVYYALWHRSVA, translated from the coding sequence ATGGCCAGTTCATCTCGCCCGAAAAAACCTGTCCACAACGTGCATAACGGTGTGGGCCAGCTGCGCATCATTGGCGGCGAATGGCGCAGCCGCAAGCTGAGCTTCCCCGACGTGGTAGGCCTGCGCCCGACGCCGGACCGCGTGCGTGAAACCCTGTTCAACTGGCTCGCGCCGTACATCGCGGGCGCCAAGGTGCTGGACCCGTTTGCTGGCAGTGGCGCGTTGTTCCTGGAGTCGCTGTCCCGTGGCGCCGCCCAGGCTCAGGCGCTGGATGCGAGCAATATTGCAGTCTCCAGCCTCAAGGAACACCTGGGCACCCTGCGCTGCACCAATGGCCAGGTGCAAACCGCCGACGCGCTGCGGTACTTGGAAACCCAGCCAGCCAGCCCGTTCGACGTGGTATTCCTCGACCCGCCGTTCAACCAGAACCTGCTGCCGACCGTGTGCACGCTGCTGGAAGAACGTCAGTGGCTGGCGCCGGACGCATGGATCTACACTGAAAGCGAGACCGCGCCTTCGACCCTGGGCCTGCCGGCAAGCTGGCGCCTGCATCGGGAGCAGAAGTCCGGACGGGTGTATTACGCACTGTGGCATCGCAGCGTCGCTTGA